TTTGGCTTTGGCCACAGCTAAATCGAGGTTCACTCGCTTGTGCTGGGGAGCGAATCACCCCCAAGGTTGCACCCACGACGACGGGCACTGTCAGCAAAGATACGATTGGGTAACGCTTCATAGTCATGTCCAAGCTTAAATTACATAAAACGCTATATACCTAACAAACTCAATAAACTTGGATATAGCCATCTCTTCTTTAGAGATTACATTTCCTCAAAAAAGACTCACTTCCAACTTTATTGAGTTTATAAAGCCTAGACAATAAAATCAATTATTTTCATTTTTTGGAAATTCCAAAAAAATTAATTATTATCACTTCAGTTTTCAAATCAGAAAATTTTTTAAGAATGAGTAAACTCACAAGCTCATATAAATTTATGGCTAGAAAGCATCAATCTTTTTGCGATCGCACCACAGTACAAGACCAACTACATCTCCGGTATAATCAAATTTCTGGCTTCTCAAACACCTAGAATGAAAACCTTAGTATCATTATCATTCCATTCACAGCTTAGAAACAGCCATCGATCAAACTAGTGGATTAGATTTACAGATTATTGGGACTTATTGAACGCTATCAGATGCAGTAGACCGAGTGATTAAGAAAGCGTGTTTTAATCACTAAATTTTCAATACATTGGCGAAGTAATGGACATCATAATACTGCCCATCTTTAAACACTTCCCGCTTGAGTACCCCTTCCAACTCATAGCCACATTTTTCCACTACTTTCATCGAAGCTTGATTCGGAGCCAAAATAGGCGCATAAAGCTTCTGCAATTTTAGGTCGGAAAAAGCATACTTGGTCATTTGGTTAACCGCTTGGGTCGCAATGCCCTTTCCCCAATAGGGTTCTCCTAACCAATAGCCAATTTCAGCGAGGTGGTCACGCCAACCTAATTGTCGAGTTAGACCAACACTGCCCACAAATTGGCCGTTATATTCGATGACCTTCGTTATATCTCCTTCAGCCTTCACCCCTTCAGAAATCCACCATTCTGCATCAGCTCGGGTATAGGGATAAGGAAAGGTATAAACCAAAAAACGCGACACCAATGGGTTGTTAGCGAGCGCTACCAACGCTTCAATATCTGAATTGGCATAATCTCGAAGGGTGAGCATAGAGGATGCGATCGCACATCGCTACATCCCCAAATTATAGTCGCTGCTTAATTACTTCTTTTCCGTCGCAGTCAACACTGGATTACTTTCTAGAATGTCCAAGTGGCGATGGTTCCAGTCCACATCCTGTAAGATCACCTGACTTAAATCTACTTGTCTAAGGACAGTACCGGTTAAAATAGCCCCACTCAGATCAGCACCCGTTAAATCAGCACCCGTTAAGTCAGCGCCACTGAGGTTTGCACCTTTGAGGTTAATGCCAGTCAGGTCTGCATAGCGAAGATCTGCTCCTGCCAGATTTGCCCCTGGACAATTAGCTGCTCGTAGATTTGCAACCCTGAGATCTGCTTTTGCCAGTAGAGCTTGCTTCAAGTTGGCTCGTGTTAGGGTCGCCCGAATGAGCTTGGATTGACTTAAGTTAGCCACTTCCAAACAGGCATCCATAAAGTCTGTCCGCCACAGCAATCCTTGGGATAAATTCGCACCTCTGAGATTACTCCCACGGAATTGGGTCAGGCTCATATTGACCCGAGCTAGGTTTGCCTGTTCAAAATTAATACCATTTAGCAACAGTTCACACAGACTATCCCCGGTCAAAATTGTGGAGCTAAAGTCTCGGATACCGTTCGCGTATTGTTCAATGAGGGAGTCGGAGTGAATGTCAACTAGCATGGCTTTACAGTCTAACAACGACGCCTGGATAGAATTCTCCATCCAAGGCAGACCCTCACCTACTTTCAGATGAGGGTCAAATCAATTGGATCAGTTGCTAGACACCCGTCACGATTTGGATGAAGTTGAGGTTTGTGGCTAGTTCTAAGAGCAGGATGGACATGAAGCCAACCATGGCTAGGCGTCCACTGATGCGCTCAGCATTCTTATTGAAACCAAATACGGGCTCTTCCTGAGCGGAGGTCTTAGGCTCAACTGCAAAGCTGTTAACGTAACCGCGATCGTCTGAGGTGAATCCTTTAGTCATGGGAAGTGCTCCGTAAATGCTTGATTTGCTTATGTAAATAAATGTAACACAAGCATTATGAAATGTAAAGAAATTAACGTCATCAACAGATTTTGGCAGGAGCCTTATCGCATTAGATCCTTTACAAGTAAAGATTTTTAGCGATCAAGAAATTAAATTAATTTTGTAACGAGTCATGACAATCCACCCTGCTTAAAGCGGCAATGAGTCCATTGTCACTGCTGTCTTTGATGATCCAACCCGTTAAGCCAGATCAAGCGAGTCACCAAACTCGACTGCCCTTTACAAGGCAACTCCCACATTCTGTAAAACAGTTATGGGTCCAATCTGCTTCAAATGCTCTAACTCTTGTGAATTGCGTACCAATAAAGATCCAGCAAATCCTAAGGAGTTGATGGCCACGCCTTCGAAACTAGGTTGCGATCGCAGCACCATCAGCATCCAGTCTCTCGTGACTAGCAGGTTATAAGCACCGGTCGCTTCGGCAGTATCCGATTGCCATGGCATACCAATAGCCTCTAAGAGTTGGTAATAGGTATCTAGTAACACCGGAGCTAGGTCCTGCGGAGTGTTTGTCCAGTCTAAAGACAGGGGTGCAATCCCATGCACAAACGGCAACGCAGGGCTTTGACCTATACCTTGTAAATCAGCCGCAGCGATAACAGGTGAAATCGGTAAATCAGAGCGATCTGGGAAAAACGGTAACGGCACCATCTGCAGATGCTTATGGGGTTGACTCGCCCCCGCCGCCCATCCGCCGTTATAAAACGCCAACCCTTCCATTTCACTCAAGACAATGGCTAACGCCAAACAATCGGCTACATCAAGCCACGTATCTTGGCTGACAAATTCTCGTGTCACCATCAACAGATGATGATCTACCACATTGAACTTGTTCAATAAGACTAGATGTTGATCCGATAGATCAGATACGAATAGATCTGCTTCGTAAGGAAGGAAGGGATTAAAGTTTTTGGGTTTGGGGGTTTTGAGGGCTTTCGCCTTGCGGGCCAAGTTAGAGACAATCCGCACCATAAACTCCAGCCCTCCATCGATCACTGGCTCATAATGAGTGGCAATGGACTGTAGAGCCCCACACTTCTTAGCCTCCTGGGTTCGATGAATCAGGTGCGTTCGAAGCGTACCGGGGATAAGTTGCTGAGCATTCGTCATGGGCATAAAGTAGTCCAAAGTTCAGTCATAGAAACAGACCTACCCTTTGCGAATATTTGGTTTAGGCTAAAGATCGAGCACCTTAGGCAATTAAGCATAGGCAACTCATTATCAACAAGCTAAACTAATGTAAACTAATTAATTCCTTAACTTTAATAATTAAGCTCATGCTTAAGCTTTCTGAGCTAGATAGTCCACGCATGGCGATCACCGCAGTGCAAACACCTGTTACCCGTCCTGAAGAGAAACAGGCACAAAAAACGGTTCGGAAACCCTATCCGAATTTCAAGGTGATTGTGGTCAATGATGACGTCAACACGTTTGAGCATGTTGCCAAAACATTAATGACCTATATACCCCATATGACATCTGATAAGGCTTGGGAATTAACCAATCAAATTCATTTCGAAGGCCAGGCCATTGTTTGGGTCGGTCCTCAAGAACAAGCTGAACTCTACCATATGCAGCTCCAGCGAGCGGGTTTAACCATGGCTCCCTTGGAGGCCGCTTAAGGGATGTCTGGCAATAAAGGCCGATTAGTGCTGAATCACTCTACCCATATTCCCGGCTTACTCGCGATTTTAGGAAAATTGATTCACTATCCAGGTATTCAAACCGTTACCCCCGGCGTGATTAGCCGAGTCAAGGGACACGCCCCCCACCTAAAGCTGCGAATTTCAGTCCCCATTCGGGGCGGATTTAAAGTCTTAGCTCGCTCAGGCAAGACAGTGCAAGAAGTTTTTATTGTCACAACATTGAGTTCAGACGAGTTGGTCTACACCATTACCCAAATTCAGGCTTAAGCAGCCATTAAACC
The genomic region above belongs to Acaryochloris sp. CCMEE 5410 and contains:
- a CDS encoding GNAT family N-acetyltransferase, translated to MLTLRDYANSDIEALVALANNPLVSRFLVYTFPYPYTRADAEWWISEGVKAEGDITKVIEYNGQFVGSVGLTRQLGWRDHLAEIGYWLGEPYWGKGIATQAVNQMTKYAFSDLKLQKLYAPILAPNQASMKVVEKCGYELEGVLKREVFKDGQYYDVHYFANVLKI
- a CDS encoding pentapeptide repeat-containing protein, with product MENSIQASLLDCKAMLVDIHSDSLIEQYANGIRDFSSTILTGDSLCELLLNGINFEQANLARVNMSLTQFRGSNLRGANLSQGLLWRTDFMDACLEVANLSQSKLIRATLTRANLKQALLAKADLRVANLRAANCPGANLAGADLRYADLTGINLKGANLSGADLTGADLTGADLSGAILTGTVLRQVDLSQVILQDVDWNHRHLDILESNPVLTATEKK
- a CDS encoding chlorophyll a/b-binding protein, producing the protein MTKGFTSDDRGYVNSFAVEPKTSAQEEPVFGFNKNAERISGRLAMVGFMSILLLELATNLNFIQIVTGV
- a CDS encoding DUF4922 domain-containing protein — its product is MPMTNAQQLIPGTLRTHLIHRTQEAKKCGALQSIATHYEPVIDGGLEFMVRIVSNLARKAKALKTPKPKNFNPFLPYEADLFVSDLSDQHLVLLNKFNVVDHHLLMVTREFVSQDTWLDVADCLALAIVLSEMEGLAFYNGGWAAGASQPHKHLQMVPLPFFPDRSDLPISPVIAAADLQGIGQSPALPFVHGIAPLSLDWTNTPQDLAPVLLDTYYQLLEAIGMPWQSDTAEATGAYNLLVTRDWMLMVLRSQPSFEGVAINSLGFAGSLLVRNSQELEHLKQIGPITVLQNVGVAL
- the clpS gene encoding ATP-dependent Clp protease adapter ClpS, whose protein sequence is MAITAVQTPVTRPEEKQAQKTVRKPYPNFKVIVVNDDVNTFEHVAKTLMTYIPHMTSDKAWELTNQIHFEGQAIVWVGPQEQAELYHMQLQRAGLTMAPLEAA
- a CDS encoding DUF2103 domain-containing protein, yielding MSGNKGRLVLNHSTHIPGLLAILGKLIHYPGIQTVTPGVISRVKGHAPHLKLRISVPIRGGFKVLARSGKTVQEVFIVTTLSSDELVYTITQIQA